The following are from one region of the Cottoperca gobio chromosome 13, fCotGob3.1, whole genome shotgun sequence genome:
- the serpinh1b gene encoding LOW QUALITY PROTEIN: serpin H1b (The sequence of the model RefSeq protein was modified relative to this genomic sequence to represent the inferred CDS: deleted 1 base in 1 codon): MWMTNAVALCLLALVASAEDKKLSSHATMLADNSANLAFSLYHNMAKDKDTENILISPVVVASSLGMIALGAKASTASQVKKILNADKLKDEHLHAGLSELLSEVSDAKTRNTTWKINNRLYGPSSVSFTDDFVKNSKKHYNYDHSKINLRDKRSAVNSINEWAAKSTDGKLPEVTKEVQNPDGATIVNAMFFKPHWDETFNDKLVDSRSFLVSRSFTIGVPMMHHSGLYDFYEDTENNIFVLNMPLGQKQASMIFIMPHYVEPLQRLEKLLTRKQVDTWISKMENKAVALSIPKIELEVSHNLQKHLAKLGLTEAVDKAKADLSNISGKKDLYLSNVFHASALELDVKGNPVDTSIYDSEKLRDPKLFYLDHPFIFLVKDNKTNSILYIGRVVRPKGDMLRDEL; the protein is encoded by the exons atgtGGATGACTAACGCCGTAGCTCTTTGTCTGCTGGCCCTCGTTGCCTCTGCAGAGGACAAGAAGCTGAGCAGCCATGCCACTATGCTGGCTGATAACAGCGCCAATCTGGCCTTCAG CCTCTATCACAACATGGCAAaggacaaagacacagagaacatcctCATCTCTCCTGTGGTGGTGGCCTCCTCTCTGGGGATGATTGCTCTTGGTGCCAAGGCTTCCACTGCCTCCCAGGTCAAAAAAATCCTCAATGCTGACAAACTGAAGGATGAGCATCTGCATGCAGGCCTGTCCGAGCTGCTCTCTGAG GTGAGCGATGCCAAGACACGCAACACGACCTGGAAGATCAACAACCGCCTGTACGGCCCCAGCTCCGTCTCCTTTACTGATGATTTTGTGAAAAACAGCAAGAAGCACTACAACTACGACCATTCAAAAATAAACCTGCGAGACAAGAGGAGTGCAGTGAACTCCATCAATGAGTGGGCAGCCAAGTCCACAGATGGCAAGCTG CCTGAGGTCACCAAGGAGGTGCAGAATCCAGATGGAGCCACGATTGTCAACGCTATGTTCTTCAAGC CTCACTGGGATGAGACATTCAATGATAAGTTGGTGGACTCACGTAGTTTCCTGGTTTCCCGCTCATTCACCATTGGAGTTCCCATGATGCATCATTCAG GTCTGTATGACTTCTACGAGGATACAGAGAACAATATCTTTGTGCTGAACATGCCTCTGGGCCAGAAGCAGGCCTCTATGATCTTCATCATGCCCCACTATGTGGAGCCCCTGCAGCGCCTGGAGAAACTCCTGACCAGGAAGCAGGTGGACACCTGGATCAGCAAGATGGAGAACAAGGCTGTGGCCCTTTCCATCCCCAAAATCGAACTGGAAGTCAGCCACAACCTGCAG AAACACCTGGCTAAACTCGGCCTGACCGAGGCCGTGGACAAAGCCAAGGCAGACTTGTCCAACATCTCCGGAAAGAAGGACCTGTACCTGTCCAACGTCTTCCACGCGTCAGCCCTGGAACTGGACGTGAAGGGAAACCCCGTTGACACCAGCATCTACGACTCCGAAAAGCTGAGGGACCCCAAGCTTTTCTACTTAGATCACCCCTTCATTTTCCTGGTGAAGGACAACAAGACCAACTCCATCCTGTACATTGGCAGGGTGGTTAGACCTAAAGGTGACATGTTGCGTGATGAGCTGTAA
- the tsku gene encoding tsukushi isoform X2 has product MALLLWLGLSLLVSVHSSDVKNCHHGCRCEVESFGLFDSFSLTRVYCRGLGPGTTMPIPIPLDTAHLDLSSNAMGPLTDTMLAGPGYTTLVSLDLSNNLLTKVTSNVLSKLRYLETLDLSHNNLQSLSPRCFSGLPLAEVDLSHNSFQEFDMDVFATKVNGEPVSVDLSHNKLVSVSTTSRGRELHIQSLNLSANRLLSVPRLAGLPLRYLNLDDNPITQINDGAFALLKDLSYLSISGLHELQKIEPYSFKGLQSLQVLDLSNNPELKTLSPAVFSGLDALQELILSGSGVASLPNNILTHLPSIKSITLGQNINCWRTQKQEQFHRQLGQVQRSDVLNCNTEGIAL; this is encoded by the exons ATGGCACTCCTCCTGTGGCTTGGCCTGTCGCTGCTGGTCTCTGTCCACTCCAGCGACGTCAAGAACTGCCACCATGGCTGCCGCTGTGAAGTGGAAAGCTTTGGTCTGTTCGACAGCTTCAGCCTGACCAGGGTGTACTGTCGAGGCTTGGGACCCGGCACCACCATGCCCATCCCCATCCCACTGGACACCGCCCACCTAGACCTGTCGTCCAACGCCATGGGCCCGCTCACTGACACCATGCTGGCCGGTCCAGGCTACACCACCCTCGTTAGCTTGGACCTAAGCAACAACCTTCTAACAAAG GTAACATCCAATGTTTTGTCCAAGTTGCGTTACCTGGAGACTCTGGATCTGAGCCACAACAACCTGCAGAGCCTCTCTCCGAGATGCTTCTCCGGCCTCCCTCTGGCTGAAGTTGACCTCAGCCACAACAGCTTCCAAGAGTTCGACATGGACGTGTTCGCCACTAAAGTTAATGGCGAACCCGTCAGCGTGGATCTGTCTCATAACAAGCTTGTGTCGGTCTCCACGACTTCGCGTGGAAGAGAGTTGCACATTCAAAGCTTAAATCTGTCAGCAAACCGGCTGTTGAGCGTACCGAGGCTGGCGGGACTTCCACTGAGGTACCTCAATCTGGACGATAACCCCATCACACAGATCAATGACGGAGCTTTTGCTCTGCTAAAAGATCTGTCTTATTTATCCATCAGTGGCCTCCATGAGCTTCAGAAGATTGAGCCGTACAGCTTCAAGGGCCTGCAGAGCCTGCAAGTTCTGGATCTCTCAAACAACCCTGAGCTCAAGACTCTGAGCCCTGCGGTTTTCAGCGGACTAGACGCCCTACAAGAGCTGATTTTGTCTGGCTCTGGTGTGGCGTCCTTGCCAAATAACATCCTGACCCACCTGCCCAGTATTAAAAGTATCACACTGGGACAAAACATCAACTGCTGGAGGACCCAGAAGCAGGAACAGTTCCACCGGCAGCTGGGGCAGGTCCAACGCAGCGATGTGCTCAACTGTAATACGGAGGGCATCGCGTTGTGA
- the gucy2f gene encoding retinal guanylyl cyclase 2: MQNIHPNFRAALWESNHPCMQIIKSRPTLTTLPFYNVLLWVLLVMLTFPCCVRCLIFKVGVLGPWNCDPIHYRALPHVAARLAVNRINGDRNLDLGLKMDFIILQEPCETSTALTAFIHNEKMADVFVGPTNPGYCVAASLLAKNWDKAIFSYGCVNYELDRVLGYPTFARTVPFPTEVLFTVLKHFRWASVVVVSSNEDIWRDTAGRVATALRSEGLPVGLVTSIGMNETEVESTLRKIQAAGEIRVIIMCMHSILVGGEQQATFLLKAQDMGLTSGKYVFVPYDTLHFSVPYTNVTYFPLQNNSRLREAYDAVLTITMASEPLSFNEAFAAAKRSEEITLAVQPEQVNPLFGTIYNSIYLLAMSIHNARKGGKQLSGSNLAYFTKNTTFTGFNHQVQVDTAGDVKTIYVILDTDSIGSQLYQTYLVDLKSGVLRFAGRSIHFPRGSPPPSDSSCWFDKNAVCTGGVEVTYIIVVFAVIFTLAVAGLAISLYIRRRLQQIQLVKGPNRILLTLEDLTFINPQLSKKKITLEDLSESKSTLEEKSGDRSHSVNSTQAATHETTNVAVYEGDWVWLKKFKEGQFKEVKQSTTKIFTKMKDLRNENVNPFLGFFLDCSMFAVVTEHCSRGSLQDLLRNEDVKLDWMFKSSLLLDLIKGMKYLHHREFPHGRLKSRNCVVDGRFVLKITDYGFNELLDAQKAPIEDLPPEDLFWTAPEFLRELANSRKGTYKGDVYSFSIILQEVVVRGPPYCMLGLAPEEIIRKVKKPPPMCRPTVAPDQAPLECIQLMKQCWSEMPDRRPTFHEIFDRFKIINKGKKTNIIDSMLRMLEQYSSNLEDLIRERTEELEVEKQRTEKLLSEMLPPSVAEALKTGATVEPEYFDQVTIYFSDIVGFTTISSLSDPIEVVDLLNDLYSLFDAVLSNHDVYKVETIGDAYMVASGLPKRNGNKHAAEIANMSLNILSSVGSFQMRHMPDVPVRIRIGIHSGPCVAGVVGLTMPRYCLFGDTVNTASRMESTGLPYRIHVNMNTVKILHSLNEGYKIDVRGKTELKGKGIEETYWLVGKSNFTKPLPKPPEIKPGDNWQEMVTEEIKTLFRKANRPVDKKI; the protein is encoded by the exons ATGCAAAATATTCATCCAAATTTCAGAGCGGCGCTATGGGAGTCCAACCATCCATGTATGCAAATAATTAAAAGCAGACCAACTTTAACGACACTGCCCTTTTACAACGTTCTGTTATGGGTCCTCCTCGTAATGTTGACGTTCCCTTGTTGTGTCCGATGTTTAATATTCAAAGTGGGGGTCCTGGGGCCTTGGAACTGCGACCCCATACACTACAGGGCCCTGCCCCATGTGGCCGCCAGGCTCGCAGTAAACAGGATAAACGGAGACCGAAATCTGGATTTGGGCCTCAAAATGGACTTCATCATCCTCCAGGAGCCTTGTGAAACATCCACAGCGCTCACTGCTTTTATTCACAACGAGAAGATGGCGGATGTGTTTGTGGGCCCCACCAACCCGGGATACTGTGTTGCAGCTTCTCTGCTGGCCAAGAACTGGGATAAGGCAATCTTCTCCTACGGCTGTGTTAACTACGAGCTGGACCGGGTCCTAGGATACCCAACCTTTGCCAGGACAGTACCGTTTCCCACCGAGGTGCTGTTCACCGTGTTGAAACACTTTCGGTGGGCCAGTGTCGTGGTGGTCTCGTCCAATGAGGATATTTGGAGAGATACTGCTGGGAGAGTTGCTACTGCTCTCAGGAGTGAGGGGCTTCCTGTCGGCCTGGTAACGTCCATTGGTATGAATGAGACGGAGGTAGAGAGCACGCTGAGGAAGATCCAGGCTGCAGGAGAGATCAGGG TCATCATCATGTGCATGCACTCAATCCTGGTTGGAGGGGAGCAGCAGGCAACCTTTCTTCTCAAAGCACAGGACATGGGCCTGACTTCGGGgaagtatgtgtttgtgccctACGACACCCTCCACTTCAGCGTGCCCTACACCAACGTCACCTACTTCCCCCTGCAAAACAACAGCAGGCTGAGGGAGGCCTATGATGCTGTGCTCACTATCACTATGGCCTCTGAGCCTTTGTCCTTCAACGAGGCGTTCGCTGCCGCCAAGAGGAGTGAGGAAATCACACTAGCTGTTCAGCCAGAGCAG GTTAACCCATTATTTGGGACCATTTATAACAGCATCTATCTGCTGGCCATGTCCATCCACAATGCCAGGAAGGGAGGCAAGCAGCTGTCAGGATCCAACCTGGCGTACTTCACAAAGAACACAACCTTCACCGGCTTCAACCATCAGGTCCAGGTGGACACTGCTGGGGATGTTAAGACCATCTATGTCATTCTGGACACTGACAGCATTGGGAGCCAGCTGTACCAGACCTATCTGGTGGACCTGAAGTCCGGAGTTCTTCGTTTTGCTGGGAGGTCCATTCATTTCCCACGAGGATCTCCTCCGCCATCTGATTCCAGCTGCTGGTTTGACAAGAATGCCGTCTGCACGGGAG GTGTGGAGGTCACCTACATCATAGTGGTGTTTGCTGTCATCTTCACTTTGGCTGTCGCAGGACTCGCTATAAGTCTTTATATCAG GAGAAGACTCCAACAAATCCAGCTGGTCAAAGGTCCCAATCGGATCCTCCTGACCTTAGAAGATCTCACGTTTATCAATCCTCAGCTTAGCAAAAAG AAAATTACTTTGGAAGATCTGAGCGAGTCTAAGAGCACTCTGGAGGAGAAATCTGGCGACCGCTCACACTCTGTGAACAGCACGCAGGCTGCAACTCATGAGACCACCAATGTAGCTGTGTACGAG GGCGACTGGGTGTGGCTGAAGAAATTTAAGGAGGGACAGTTCAAAGAAGTGAAGCAGAGCACCACCAAGATTTTCACAAAG ATGAAGGACCTGAGAAACGAGAATGTGAATCCGTTCCTTGGCTTCTTCCTGGACTGCTCCATGTTTGCAGTGGTGACGGAGCACTGCTCACGGGGCAGCCTGCAGGACCTGCTGAGGAACGAGGACGTCAAATTAGACTGGATGTTCAAGTCCTCGCTTTTGCTCGACCTCATCAAG GGTATGAAATATCTTCACCACAGAGAATTCCCTCACGGCAGACTTAAGTCTCGTAACTGTGTGGTAGACGGGCGTTTTGTCCTCAAGATTACGGACTACGGCTTCAATGAGCTGCTGGACGCTCAAAAAGCTCCGATAGAAGATCTTCCACCTGAAG ATTTATTTTGGACAGCTCCAGAGTTCTTAAGGGAGCTTGCGAACTCACGTAAAGGCACCTACAAAGGAGACGTGTACAGCTTTTCTATCATCCTCCAAGAGGTGGTGGTCAGAGGGCCACCGTACTGCATGCTGGGTCTAGCGCCTGAGG AGATCATCCGTAAGGTGAAGAAACCTCCTCCGATGTGCCGCCCCACTGTGGCCCCGGACCAGGCTCCTCTGGAGTGTATCCAGCTGATGAAGCAGTGCTGGAGCGAAATGCCTGACCGGCGACCAACATTTCACGAGATCTTTGACAGG TTCAAAATAATCAACAAGGGTAAGAAGACTAACATCATTGACTCCATGCTGAGGATGCTGGAGCAGTACAGCTCCAACCTGGAGGACCTcatcagagagagaacagaagagcTGGAGGTGGAAAAACAGAGAACGGAAAAACTACTGTCAGAGATGCTGCCACC TTCTGTGGCAGAGGCCCTGAAGACCGGCGCCACAGTGGAGCCAGAGTACTTTGACCAGGTGACAATCTACTTCAGTGACATTGTAGGTTTCACCACCATCTCCTCGCTCAGTGATCCCATAGAGGTGGTCGACCTTCTCAATGACCTCTACTCACTGTTTGACGCCGTACTCAGTAACCACGATGTCTACAAG GTGGAAACCATTGGTGATGCTTACATGGTAGCATCGGGTCTGCCAAAGAGAAACGGCAACAAGCACGCTGCTGAGATTGCCAACATGTCTCTGAACATCCTCAGCTCGGTAGGAAGCTTCCAAATGCGGCACATGCCAGACGTGCCGGTCAGAATACGCATAGGAATCCATTCAG GCCCCTGTGTTGCTGGGGTGGTAGGTCTGACTATGCCTCGGTACTGCCTTTTTGGAGACACCGTCAACACTGCCTCTCGTATGGAATCCACTGGGCTGC CTTATAGAATCCATGTAAATATGAACACTGTGAAGATCCTCCATTCTCTTAATGAGGGTTATAAAATAGATGTTAGAGGCAAGACAGAGCTGAAG GGTAAAGGTATTGAAGAGACTTACTGGCTTGTAGGGAAATCAAACTTTACAAAGCCTTTGCCAAAACCGCCAGAGATCAAACCAGG GGACAACTGGCAAGAAATGGTGACCGAGGAGATAAAGACCCTTTTTCGCAAGGCCAACAGGCCGGTGGATAAAAAGATCTga
- the tsku gene encoding tsukushi isoform X1, which produces MKGTKSIMALLLWLGLSLLVSVHSSDVKNCHHGCRCEVESFGLFDSFSLTRVYCRGLGPGTTMPIPIPLDTAHLDLSSNAMGPLTDTMLAGPGYTTLVSLDLSNNLLTKVTSNVLSKLRYLETLDLSHNNLQSLSPRCFSGLPLAEVDLSHNSFQEFDMDVFATKVNGEPVSVDLSHNKLVSVSTTSRGRELHIQSLNLSANRLLSVPRLAGLPLRYLNLDDNPITQINDGAFALLKDLSYLSISGLHELQKIEPYSFKGLQSLQVLDLSNNPELKTLSPAVFSGLDALQELILSGSGVASLPNNILTHLPSIKSITLGQNINCWRTQKQEQFHRQLGQVQRSDVLNCNTEGIAL; this is translated from the exons ATGAAAGGCACCAAA AGCATAATGGCACTCCTCCTGTGGCTTGGCCTGTCGCTGCTGGTCTCTGTCCACTCCAGCGACGTCAAGAACTGCCACCATGGCTGCCGCTGTGAAGTGGAAAGCTTTGGTCTGTTCGACAGCTTCAGCCTGACCAGGGTGTACTGTCGAGGCTTGGGACCCGGCACCACCATGCCCATCCCCATCCCACTGGACACCGCCCACCTAGACCTGTCGTCCAACGCCATGGGCCCGCTCACTGACACCATGCTGGCCGGTCCAGGCTACACCACCCTCGTTAGCTTGGACCTAAGCAACAACCTTCTAACAAAG GTAACATCCAATGTTTTGTCCAAGTTGCGTTACCTGGAGACTCTGGATCTGAGCCACAACAACCTGCAGAGCCTCTCTCCGAGATGCTTCTCCGGCCTCCCTCTGGCTGAAGTTGACCTCAGCCACAACAGCTTCCAAGAGTTCGACATGGACGTGTTCGCCACTAAAGTTAATGGCGAACCCGTCAGCGTGGATCTGTCTCATAACAAGCTTGTGTCGGTCTCCACGACTTCGCGTGGAAGAGAGTTGCACATTCAAAGCTTAAATCTGTCAGCAAACCGGCTGTTGAGCGTACCGAGGCTGGCGGGACTTCCACTGAGGTACCTCAATCTGGACGATAACCCCATCACACAGATCAATGACGGAGCTTTTGCTCTGCTAAAAGATCTGTCTTATTTATCCATCAGTGGCCTCCATGAGCTTCAGAAGATTGAGCCGTACAGCTTCAAGGGCCTGCAGAGCCTGCAAGTTCTGGATCTCTCAAACAACCCTGAGCTCAAGACTCTGAGCCCTGCGGTTTTCAGCGGACTAGACGCCCTACAAGAGCTGATTTTGTCTGGCTCTGGTGTGGCGTCCTTGCCAAATAACATCCTGACCCACCTGCCCAGTATTAAAAGTATCACACTGGGACAAAACATCAACTGCTGGAGGACCCAGAAGCAGGAACAGTTCCACCGGCAGCTGGGGCAGGTCCAACGCAGCGATGTGCTCAACTGTAATACGGAGGGCATCGCGTTGTGA